The DNA segment GAATGCCCCCTGCGCTCCTTTGGCCGATGGCATAATGGGGGAACCGAACATAATTATGCCTTCCGGCCGAATCGCGCAGCAGCTCGTGCAGGTAGCGCTTCGTCGCGATGGCCACCAGATGCGAGACCGAGAACCGGCTCAACTTACGGAAATCCGAAGCAAACTCATTCTCATTCTTCCTGAAGCGAATAGGAAAACAATGCCAACGCTTCAAAGGGTCACGAGGCTGATACCTCACCAGAGTAAACCCTCCCTGAAACCGGTCAATATCGCGCAGAACGCGCTTCAGGAGCATGATGACGACCGCCTGGCGGCTTGTTTTGAGCTTTGCCGCGGCAAGGGCGATATTCACGAAGACGATGTGGCTCATGTTTATAGAAGTGCGAAGCATTCCGTATCCTCCGGGACAAAACTGAGCGTCCAAAGTGAATACGAATGGGGAATGAAAAATATGAACGGTTTTCCCGGCTATGATCCGGGTGCCCGAAAATTAATTCAAACCCGCCGGTATTTCCGTCCCCGAATTATGAATTGGCGGTTGACATAACGATATTTATTATCTATACTGCTGCCGGTTAATCCACGCCGCCGCCAACCTTCACCTATAGTTACCGTCGCCGCACGCGGGGGGCGATTGATCACAGTTCTCGCGATACTATATGGTTATTCGTCAGGATGTCGGATAATGCCCGCTAAATGGCTGACCTTTGGACTGACCCATGAGATGGAAGAACGTTTCAGGCAATCGCAGCTTGGTACGGATATCGCCCAGGCCAGGATCTGCATCCTGCTTTTATTGGTGCCCATCGCAGGGTATGCCGTCAACGATTACCTTTTCTATGGCTTCACCTGGCCGTTCTATGCCATTACCCTGTGGCGGCTTGCCCTGGTTGTCTCTACCGCGCTGTTGCTTGCGCGCATGAGCGGGATAAAATCGCACACATCCTACGACCGGTTCATATTTGGCTGGGAGCTTGCCTGCGCATTGACCCTGGCGGGCCTTGCGGCACTTCGTCCCTCAAGCTATATCGGTCACCTGATGGTCGCCGTGGTCGCCGTATTTCTTTTTCTTCTTGTCATTCCCACCAGATTTACCAACCAGCTCGCGATCTCGACGGCAATCCTGACCGCGGAGGCGGTAATCGTATCCCTGGGCCCGCGGTCGCCGCAGGAAGCCATGGTAATCGCCCTCACCCTGTTCGTGACTCCCATAATCTGCGTTTTGAGCTCCTGGCAGCTCCACCTGCAGCGGAGACGGACCTTTATGGCGGGAGAAGACATCCGGGCGGCGGAGAAGGAATGGGAGCGGACATTTGACAGCGTCCCCGACCTGATCGCCATACTCGATGATAAGCACCGGATTGTGCGCGCCAACAAGGCAATGGCGCAACGGCTCGGCGTGACGCCCGCGCAATGCACAGGCCGAATATGCTATGAGGTCGTGCACGGAACCGACGGGCCGCCGGCTTTCTGCCCGCATGCCCTGACGATCAAGGATTCCCGGGAACATACGATGGAGGTCCGGGAGGACCGTCTCGGGGGGGAATTCCTTGTGAGCACGACCCCGTTGCCGGACCGGGACGGGAGGATGACGGGCTCGATTCACGTTGCCCGGGACATCACCGCGGGCAAAACGGCCGAGCGTGCCCTGCGTGAAAGCGAAAAACTGTTCGCGACCATGTTCGATGCGGCCCCTATCGCCATGTCGCTGGCCTCCCTGCCGGACGGGGTGCAGCTCAACGTGAACAGGGCCTGGCTGGATCTCATGGGTTTCAACCGGAAGGAAGACGTGATCGGGAAGACGTCCCTGGACCTGGGCCTGGTTCCCGACGCGGATTCCAGGGAGCGTTTGCTGAACGAGTTCCGGAACAGCGGATCGGTGCGAAATTTCGAGATGACGGCCGTTTCACGCGAGGGCGCCGCGCACATCATTCTTGTCAACCTGCACAAAGTCGATATCGGCGAACGCCACCTCTTCATTTCGACGAACGAGGACATCACCGAGCGCGTGCGGGCGGTGGAAGCGCTGCGCATGATGAATGAAACGCTCGAAGCAAGGGTGAAGGAGCGGACTGGGGAGCTCGATACCGCGCGCCTGGCGGCGCTCAACCTGATGGAAGACACGGTACTCGCCCGCACCCGCATAGAGTCGATCAACGCCGAGCTCCGGCAGGAGATCATCGAGCGCAGGCGGGCGGAGGAACGGTACAGGCTGTTGTTCGAGCAGATGATGACCGGTTTCGCCGTGTGCGAGATGCTCGTGGACGACCGGGGCAGGCCCTCGGATTTTCGCTTCCTGTCCCTTAACCCCGCGTCCGAAAAACTCACGGGCCTCCGCGCGGGGGACGCCGTGGGCAGCACGGCACGCGAGGTCATGCCGGGAATCGAGGAACGGCTGATCGACCGGTTCGGTATCACGGCGCTCACGGGCGAGCCCGCGGAATTCGAGGATTTCTCATACGCGTTGGGCGGGCATTTTGAATTCAAGGCCTATCCCCTTGACCGGGGAAAATTCGCGATCATGTTCTCGAATATCACCACGCGAAAACTGGCGGAAATAGAGATCAACAAGCTGAACCTGGAGTTGGAAACGCGGGTCGAGGCACGCACCGCGGAGCTCGCGGCCGCCGTCCAGGAACTGGAGAGCTTCTCCTACGCCGTTTCGCACGACCTGCGGGCGCCCTTGCGCGGGATCGACGGATGGGGCCTGGCCCTTGTCGAGGAGTACGGGAACGCGCTCACGGGCAAGGGGATCGAGTATCTCGCCACGATACGCAGCGAGACCCAGCGGATGGCGGAGCTTATCGACGCCCTGCTCCAATTATCGCGTCTCAGCCGTAAGGAACTGCGGCGCGAGACCGTGGACATGAGCGGGACGGCCCTCGCGATCGACCGCGAGCTCAGGGAGCTTTACCCGGCGCGGGACGTCGAGTTCAAGGCGCAACCCGATCTCACCGCGTTCGGGGACCCGGCGCTCATAACCGCGATCCTGCGCAACCTGCTCGAAAACGCCTGGAAATTCACGTCAAGAAGGGAAAAGGGGGTTATCGAATTCTCCCGGGTCGAGATGGAGGGCAAATCCCCGTTTTTCGTGCGGGATAACGGTACCGGGTTCGACCCCCGGTTCGCATCCAAGCTCTTTACGCCCTTCCAGCGGCTTCACCGCCGGTCGGAATTTCCCGGAACCGGTATAGGGCTTGCCACGGTAAAACGCATCGTGAACCGCCACGGGGGCGAAATTTTTGCCGTGGGTGAGCCGGAAAAAGGTGCGTGCTTTTATTTCACTTTATAGGTATATTATAATGACCGCTCTGGGGCAGGTGCCAGTGGGGTGTTTGGTGTTGCGCTATTAAGTAAGTATTCGAAGGGAGCATCGGCAGGGTATGACGAAACGTAAAAAGATTTTACTCATAGAAGACAACCCGAGCGACGTTATTCTCACGAAGCGGGCATTTTCCCTCAAGCGCGTCGCGAACGAAATAGTCGTCGCGCAGGACGGCCAGGAGGCGCTGGATTACCTGTTCTGCGAGGGGGAGTACGCGGGAAGAGACACATGCGACCTCCCGGGGCTCATCCTGCTGGACCTGAACCTGCCGAAGATCGATGGAATAACGGTCCTCAGGGAAATAAAGAAACGCGAGACGACCCGCGCGTTACCGGTGGTGGTTCTTACGACCTCGAACGAGGATTCGGACCTCACTACCTGCTACAACCTGGGGTGCAACAGCTACATCCGCAAGCCCGTGGAATTCGGACAATTCGTGGAGGCGGTAGGCCAGCTGGGGCTCTACTGGTTCATGCTTAATCAGGCACCTGAAACGAATTAGCATACCGGAATACCGGCCCTAAATCCCTTCCCCGGCCGCAAAATCAGTTTCCGGAAGCACCAGGATCTCGTCCGAAACCTTCAGACGGATGATGAACGTCGTTCCCTCCCCCGGCCGGGTATCGAAGGTGAGCGTGCCGCCGTGCTTTTTCACCACGATCGCGTACGCGATTGCCAGCCCCTGCCCGGTGCCTTTGCCTACGTCCTTTGTGGTGAAAAAGGGATCGAATATCCTGGGCTGTATTTCTTTGGGGATTCCCGTCCCGGTGTCGGATATGCGTATTTCCACCCAATCCCCCTCGAGCCTCGTCGCGACACCGATCGTCCCCTTGCCCCCGGCGTCTTTTCGCGCGACGTCGCCGATGGCGTGCGCCGCATTGATGATGATGTTCAACGCGGCCCGGTTCAGCTCGCCTTCGAAGAGCGGGACGGCCGGAAGCCCCGGATCGAATTCGGTCTTCACGTCGGCAACGTATTTCCACTCGTTCCTTGAGATGGTGATCGCGCTCTCAATAGTCTTGTTGATATCGGTGGGGACCTTTTTCGCCGAGCCCGGATGGGAGAACTCCTTCATGGACTTTATTATCGACACGACCCTTTGAACGCCGGTAATAGATTCGCCGATCGCGCCCGGGACTTCGACGGCGAGAAACGCGCGATCGATGCCGCGCGCGGCCTCATGGACGCTATCCGCACGCGTATCGGCGGCGGGATTGTCCCGTGGCATGACGTGCAGCTCATATGCGCGCGCGATTACGTCGTAGTCGGCAAAGGCGTCCTTCAGGAACGAAAGATTATCGGAAATATATTGAAGGGGCGAATTGATCTCATGAGCGATGCCCGCGGAAAGCTGACCAATGGATTCCATCTTCTGAGCGTGGGCAAGCTGTTCTTCAAGCACCCGCCGCTCCGTGATGTCCGCCCCCGTGACGATG comes from the Spirochaetota bacterium genome and includes:
- a CDS encoding PAS domain S-box protein, translated to MPAKWLTFGLTHEMEERFRQSQLGTDIAQARICILLLLVPIAGYAVNDYLFYGFTWPFYAITLWRLALVVSTALLLARMSGIKSHTSYDRFIFGWELACALTLAGLAALRPSSYIGHLMVAVVAVFLFLLVIPTRFTNQLAISTAILTAEAVIVSLGPRSPQEAMVIALTLFVTPIICVLSSWQLHLQRRRTFMAGEDIRAAEKEWERTFDSVPDLIAILDDKHRIVRANKAMAQRLGVTPAQCTGRICYEVVHGTDGPPAFCPHALTIKDSREHTMEVREDRLGGEFLVSTTPLPDRDGRMTGSIHVARDITAGKTAERALRESEKLFATMFDAAPIAMSLASLPDGVQLNVNRAWLDLMGFNRKEDVIGKTSLDLGLVPDADSRERLLNEFRNSGSVRNFEMTAVSREGAAHIILVNLHKVDIGERHLFISTNEDITERVRAVEALRMMNETLEARVKERTGELDTARLAALNLMEDTVLARTRIESINAELRQEIIERRRAEERYRLLFEQMMTGFAVCEMLVDDRGRPSDFRFLSLNPASEKLTGLRAGDAVGSTAREVMPGIEERLIDRFGITALTGEPAEFEDFSYALGGHFEFKAYPLDRGKFAIMFSNITTRKLAEIEINKLNLELETRVEARTAELAAAVQELESFSYAVSHDLRAPLRGIDGWGLALVEEYGNALTGKGIEYLATIRSETQRMAELIDALLQLSRLSRKELRRETVDMSGTALAIDRELRELYPARDVEFKAQPDLTAFGDPALITAILRNLLENAWKFTSRREKGVIEFSRVEMEGKSPFFVRDNGTGFDPRFASKLFTPFQRLHRRSEFPGTGIGLATVKRIVNRHGGEIFAVGEPEKGACFYFTL
- a CDS encoding response regulator, with the protein product MTKRKKILLIEDNPSDVILTKRAFSLKRVANEIVVAQDGQEALDYLFCEGEYAGRDTCDLPGLILLDLNLPKIDGITVLREIKKRETTRALPVVVLTTSNEDSDLTTCYNLGCNSYIRKPVEFGQFVEAVGQLGLYWFMLNQAPETN